Proteins co-encoded in one Octopus bimaculoides isolate UCB-OBI-ISO-001 chromosome 7, ASM119413v2, whole genome shotgun sequence genomic window:
- the LOC106868356 gene encoding uncharacterized protein LOC106868356, whose product MKETLAIHQPESSIQSGKDFYEERPVEPGRVLRVLNSDVVKGKHLKQLKQYQNKTRFLKCFSESKDILLIPFSSNTGFCELPLDGPDSKKYLTMKNIIEREDFPFRLNLVCGNLPPILDTFIGVVMAKKVIKECTVLASTLSSSDPLMLELKLDSPVRFFIALNNLDLQQRDDYLEALHVCNSEGESYLQNMKVAFQVYPDVSNLSEDNKDCEENSSITRTDSIGFYSEISDEFLVEDWEQDKKDSSLPSNLATETELQPVPHSETFV is encoded by the exons ATGAAGGAAACATTGGCCATACACCAGCCAGAGAGTTCAATACAGAGTGGAAAAGATTTTTATGAAGAACGACCTGTTGAACCCGGTCGAGTGTTGCGAGTGTTGAACTCCGATGTGGTGAAAGGGAAACACTTGAAACAGTTGAAACAATATCAGAATAAAACAAG ATTTTTGAAATGCTTCAGTGAAAGTAAAGATATCCTCCTGATTCCGTTTTCATCCAACACTGGCTTTTGTGAACTTCCTCTTGATGGCCCAGACAGTAAAAAATATTTGACGATGAAGAATATAATTGAACGTGAAGACTTTCCATTCCGATTAAATTTAGTATGTGGTAATCTACCGCCAATTCTTGATACTTTTATCGGAGTAGTTATGGCAAAAAAGGTAATCAAAGAATGCACAGTATTAGCTTCTACCCTGAGTAGTAGCGATCCTTTAATGTTAGAATTAAAGCTTGATTCCCCTGTACGTTTTTTTATAGCTTTGAATAATCTAGACCTTCAACAACGTGACGACTACTTAGAAGCCCTTCACGTTTGCAATAGCGAAGGAGAAAGCTATCTGCAGAATATGAAAGTTGCATTTCAAGTTTACCCAGATGTTTCAAATTTAAGCGAAGACAACAAAGATTGTGAAGAGAACTCCAGCATCACCAGAACTGATTCTATTGGGTTCTATTCTGAAATATCTGACGAGTTCTTAGTTGAAGACTGGGAACAGGACAAAAAAGACAGTTCCCTACCGAGCAATTTAGCTACAGAAACAGAATTACAACCTGTACCGCACAGTGAAACATTCGTTTGA